In Anabaena sphaerica FACHB-251, a genomic segment contains:
- a CDS encoding class II aldolase/adducin family protein: MDVVKNQSKYQYMTNENFANPPKFERVEDERLHRKQRLAAAFRLFARYGFDEGIAGHITVRDPEFDDCFWVNPLGMYFGHIRVSDLLLVNDKGEVVQGNRPVNGAAFAIHSRIHQARPDVNAAAHAHSLYGKSWSSLGRLLDPITQDACAFYEDHALFDDYTGVVYETKEGDRIAATLGDKKAIILRNHGLLTVGHTVDETIWWFIAMDRCCQAQLMAEAAGKPILIDPKTARFTYGQVGSHALGWFSFQSLYEMILRQEPDLLD; the protein is encoded by the coding sequence ATTGATGTAGTTAAAAATCAATCTAAATATCAATATATGACAAATGAGAATTTTGCCAACCCACCTAAATTTGAGCGTGTAGAAGATGAAAGACTACACCGTAAACAACGTTTAGCGGCTGCATTTCGCCTATTTGCTCGCTATGGTTTTGATGAAGGAATAGCGGGACATATTACAGTCCGTGATCCTGAATTTGATGATTGTTTTTGGGTTAATCCTCTAGGGATGTATTTTGGTCATATTCGAGTATCTGATCTTTTGTTAGTCAATGATAAAGGTGAAGTTGTTCAAGGAAATAGACCTGTAAATGGTGCAGCTTTTGCTATTCATTCTCGAATTCATCAAGCTAGACCTGATGTAAATGCGGCCGCTCATGCTCATTCACTTTATGGTAAAAGTTGGTCAAGTTTAGGACGTTTACTTGATCCGATAACTCAAGATGCTTGCGCTTTTTATGAAGATCATGCTTTATTTGATGACTATACTGGGGTGGTGTATGAGACTAAGGAAGGCGATCGCATTGCGGCTACTCTTGGGGATAAAAAGGCGATTATTTTAAGAAATCATGGTTTATTAACTGTTGGTCATACAGTAGATGAGACTATATGGTGGTTTATTGCTATGGATCGTTGTTGTCAAGCTCAATTGATGGCTGAAGCAGCAGGAAAACCAATTCTTATAGATCCAAAAACGGCTCGTTTTACTTATGGTCAGGTTGGTTCTCATGCACTGGGTTGGTTTTCTTTTCAATCTTTGTATGAGATGATTTTGCGACAAGAACCAGATTTATTGGATTAA